The Muricauda sp. SCSIO 65647 genome includes a region encoding these proteins:
- a CDS encoding PKD domain-containing protein has translation MKKNYPNLPKYFIVCFVISILGFFQMEMSAQSFNSSNLTGESLVNPTSLAFGPDDKLYVAQQDGTIHQYTVSRDAAPPGSGTYSVTGNLVINDIKLKVKNHNDSGVLDNIDPAVNQKRQVTGLVVAGTTSNPIIYVSSSDPRIGGASSSNPTGELDRNLDTNSGVLSRLTWNGSGWNHVDLVRGLPRCEENHATNGMDIFTKDGSTYLLLQQGGNTNKGAPSNNFGGIGETYLAGAILIVNLTQLEGMTVYTDPRTGSDYVYDLPTLNDPTRTDIDNTDPEFPYPSGHPMYNATIDLGDPFGGNNTRNQAIPEPGGPVQIFSTGWRNGYDVVVTETNLVYSVDNGGNSTWGGLPVIRLNDGTFKGDESTTTYDPGAGDYVTNEFNESGSATVWDGLHYIGTINDPNGTYYAGHPVPIRAFPGQAEVISYTYNGSSWVEASRHDFSALLSGVSGYFNSSFTMANFPDDPDQGEFLSADQNSGKVNIFDVVTSSTNGICEYTAGNFNDAMKGDLLTASFNGNINRYELNASGTGILAKDNGFLSGFGSVPLDVIAQGDLDVFPGTIWAATYGSGNITVFEPDDFGSCPQPGEQGYDPLADSDGDGYTNGDEVDNGTNHCSGGSKPEDNDGDFVSNLNDADDDNDGIADVNDPFQWDADNGTTTNLPIEYPFWNNDPGTGFAGLGFTGWMTNGSTDYLDQYDFDNLSFGGAGGKATIDFVSEGNALGTSNNQDNGFQFGVNVDSNSNPFTVYAVIETPFGGNDPVDTESYGIQIGLGDQDNYFKLAISTGTSTSDNEYGFDTVLENGGTVTSNSYDAAGFSAANNIHLYISVNPSANTAQPFYSFDGGSTVLPLGSTISLPTSFLNAGDNQGLAVGIISTSVGSGPEYTATWDYINVTEDSNGELALTPDPVDFGTLPVTSGPVELNTFAQNIGGPSSGTISITDVSFTGTDSNLFTNGSSLPLTVGPGTSIAVPITFAPDGNAGAKSANVVITHSGTNSPLTVPITTNLSDNTSISRVNAGGAQVSSTDGGVDWEDNSAGGATSGATYSVNTGNVFSTGGAFQYNNRDASIPAYIDQTTFDAIFAQERNDEATGSEMEFTFPVTNGNYIVNLFLGNSFSGTSQIGQRVFDIEIEGTIVRNNLDLIEEFGHQVAGMLSFSAPITDGVLNLRFLHEVENPLVNAIEILDAAGQLPFDIVPIADQANYAGQQANLTAVAFGGDEGQPIIYSISGQPDGVNINTSSGLISGTITENALIGGPNNDGIHQVTVTASRAGSSNVQTQFTWTITSMTTFRINAGGVQVNATDSESDWLENATGGIYNGPGYSVNTGGIFNSNLDYANRHSSIPSYIDQATFDALFAQERFDTNGGSDMDFAIPMLNGNYAVNLYMGNAFSGTSQPGERVYDILLEGGVVRQNFDLIVEFGHQSGGMLSFPVSVTDGVLNIGFSNTVQSALVNAIEIIADNSQFPPIIIDPIADQNHQVGENPDLTITASGGDPQGNFEFSLSGQPAGIDIEPTNGLVFGTIQSSAVSGGPNGDGVHNVTVLVNKPGSAPATANFTWTIGQDWVEKNEDENYTARHECSFVQAGDKFYLMGGRENATAIDVYDYTTDSWVELANSTPVVNSTQLEFNHFQATEYEGLIWVIGAFKTNVFPNEVPADYIWAFDPTTNEWIQGPEIPSGRKRGSTGLVIYNDKFYIVGGNTDGHDGGYVAWFDEYDPRTGIWTPLADAPRARDHFHAAVIGDKMYAVGGRLSGGPGGVFAPTIAEVDVYDFTNGTWSTLPTGQNLPSERAAPAVVNFEDKLVVIGGEGNGQAYDTTEQYNPATQSWSTLADMNHARHGTQAIVSGNGIYILGGSPNLGGGNQKNMEYLGADNATGVPSISSTLSAPSIVDIPDGGSRDILISTEDGNVGIMVTSMEITGADAADFSITSGELSPGLIGTSETHTVTVALSGTGAGRNAVLAINYGTSSTTIDLTNNNIPPVVENPGTQNNVEGESVSLQIVATDASTNLDYSATGLPPDLSIDPNTGLITGTIAQAQSGDGVFQEENGLIIIETESGTLDPTWSLTTLDNETGIIGGSNYFSGTTAGNGGTIPYQINITTPGVYRFDWKSFYSGSNSTEENDSWLRFPNNNDVWFFGFRGNPVSEANLIDKIQNDFTNVVFPGGTSRYFSNPGTESDPSDDTAPVGQTGNGYFKIFLSGAQSEVYEWESFTSDNGTAHEIYVWFVNPGTYTMEISERSSGHAIHKVALYLVDGPNYTDAQLDAFPESNTGGGSQGAAANSPYTVDVTVTDDGNPQESTTEQFIWNIGPAGTTPPTALAEATPLTGVAPLQVTFTGSNSTDDSSIVSYFWDFKNGNTSTEADPPVETFDSPGIYEVELTVTDDDGLTDTDTVTIQVDGANNPPTAVAEASPESGAAPLQVTFTGSNSTDDIGVVSYAWDFKDGGSSTEADPIYTFDSGGTYEVELTVTDGGGLTDTDTVTITVNESPVALAEATPLEGDAPLQVTFTGSNSTDSDGTIESYAWDFGDGGTSTEADPVYTFNTAGTYDVELTVTDDGGLTDTDTVTITVNEPNQQPTALAEATPLEGDAPLQVTFTGSNSTDSDGTVESYAWDFGDGGTSTEADPVYTFNTVGTYDVELTVTDDGGLTNTDSVTITVNEPNQQPTALAEATPLEGDAPLQVTFTGSNSTDSDGTIESYAWDFGDGGTSTEADPVYTFNTAGTYNVELTVTDDGGLTDTDTVTIVVSDPANEPPVAVATANPTEGDAPLPVIFDGSGSTDDVGIVSYFWDFKDGTTSNEINPVTTFDIAGTYEVELTVTDGGGLMNTTTITITVNEPAGNEVPEAVASATPDSGNAPLEVMFTGSNSTDDVGIVSYAWDFGDGGTSAEADPVYTFNTAGTYEVELTVTDGGGLTDTDTVTIQVTEPGGNQAPEAVVSATPLSGQAPLEVSFIGSSSTDDVAVVSYLWDFGDGETSTEPDPTHTFEFAGSFEVVLTVEDAEGLTDTATVTIEVEENNPSGITDFEAIIAPNPADETAYLSILNMPEGRTATMIYLHDSTGRLLGAFEPQEVFRDNRYEIPVYLLRDELYYIKIELNNGDPIVVPLLVKNQ, from the coding sequence ATGAAAAAAAACTACCCCAATTTGCCAAAGTATTTTATCGTATGTTTTGTTATCTCCATTTTGGGTTTTTTCCAAATGGAAATGAGCGCTCAGAGCTTTAACTCGTCTAACCTCACAGGTGAAAGTCTGGTAAACCCAACTTCGTTGGCATTTGGTCCGGATGACAAGTTATACGTGGCTCAACAAGACGGTACCATTCACCAATATACCGTATCAAGAGATGCCGCCCCTCCAGGAAGCGGGACGTATTCTGTAACCGGTAATTTAGTGATCAATGATATCAAGTTAAAGGTCAAGAATCACAACGACAGCGGTGTATTGGATAACATTGACCCAGCCGTCAATCAAAAAAGACAGGTGACAGGTCTAGTAGTTGCCGGTACAACATCCAATCCTATAATATATGTAAGCTCTTCTGACCCGCGTATTGGCGGAGCCAGTAGTAGCAATCCGACGGGTGAATTGGACCGTAATTTGGATACCAATTCAGGAGTGCTCTCGAGGCTAACTTGGAATGGAAGTGGGTGGAATCATGTCGATTTGGTACGAGGCCTGCCTCGATGTGAAGAGAACCATGCCACCAATGGTATGGATATCTTCACTAAAGACGGCAGTACTTATCTACTTTTACAACAAGGAGGCAATACCAACAAAGGGGCACCAAGTAATAATTTTGGGGGCATAGGGGAAACCTATCTAGCTGGGGCCATCTTGATAGTCAACCTGACCCAATTGGAAGGTATGACGGTATACACAGACCCCAGAACAGGATCTGACTATGTGTATGATTTGCCTACACTGAATGACCCAACGAGAACCGATATTGACAATACTGATCCTGAATTTCCCTATCCTTCAGGGCATCCCATGTACAATGCAACCATTGATTTAGGTGATCCCTTTGGCGGAAACAATACCCGCAATCAGGCAATTCCTGAACCGGGGGGGCCAGTACAAATTTTTTCAACAGGCTGGCGAAACGGATATGATGTGGTGGTGACGGAGACCAATTTGGTTTATTCTGTTGACAATGGAGGTAACTCTACCTGGGGTGGATTGCCAGTGATTCGTTTGAATGATGGAACATTCAAGGGAGATGAGTCAACTACCACTTATGACCCAGGAGCGGGTGATTACGTCACCAATGAATTCAATGAATCTGGTAGTGCCACAGTCTGGGATGGCCTGCATTATATTGGAACTATAAATGACCCTAACGGCACCTATTATGCGGGTCATCCGGTACCTATTAGAGCTTTTCCCGGTCAAGCTGAAGTGATAAGTTACACCTACAATGGTTCTTCATGGGTCGAAGCATCCAGACATGATTTTTCTGCTTTGCTCAGCGGGGTATCAGGATATTTCAACAGTTCGTTTACCATGGCGAATTTTCCTGATGACCCAGATCAAGGTGAGTTCTTGAGTGCCGATCAAAACAGTGGGAAAGTGAACATCTTTGATGTGGTGACTTCTTCTACTAATGGTATCTGCGAATATACCGCCGGAAATTTCAACGATGCTATGAAGGGTGATTTGTTGACCGCATCTTTCAATGGAAATATCAACAGATATGAATTGAACGCTTCTGGTACTGGTATTTTGGCTAAAGACAATGGTTTTCTTTCAGGTTTTGGATCTGTTCCACTTGATGTAATTGCGCAAGGCGATCTCGATGTTTTTCCAGGTACCATTTGGGCGGCCACCTACGGCTCGGGCAATATCACGGTTTTTGAGCCTGACGATTTTGGTTCATGCCCGCAACCTGGTGAACAGGGGTACGATCCTTTGGCCGATTCTGATGGAGATGGCTATACCAATGGCGATGAGGTAGATAATGGCACTAACCATTGTTCTGGGGGTAGCAAACCAGAGGACAATGATGGTGATTTTGTGTCAAATCTGAATGATGCTGACGATGATAATGATGGTATTGCAGACGTCAACGATCCCTTTCAATGGGATGCTGATAACGGCACCACTACCAATTTGCCTATCGAATACCCATTTTGGAACAATGATCCAGGTACTGGCTTTGCCGGATTGGGTTTTACAGGATGGATGACCAATGGTAGTACTGATTATCTAGATCAATATGACTTCGATAACCTGTCTTTTGGTGGAGCTGGAGGTAAGGCAACCATAGATTTTGTCTCTGAAGGAAATGCTTTGGGCACTTCGAATAATCAAGACAATGGATTTCAATTCGGAGTCAATGTGGATAGCAACTCCAATCCATTTACAGTATATGCTGTGATTGAAACACCGTTTGGAGGCAATGATCCAGTGGATACGGAGTCTTACGGAATTCAAATCGGTTTGGGAGATCAAGACAACTACTTTAAGCTGGCCATATCAACCGGTACTTCAACAAGCGATAACGAATATGGTTTTGATACGGTTCTCGAAAATGGAGGTACCGTGACCAGTAATAGTTATGATGCAGCTGGGTTTTCTGCTGCAAACAATATTCATTTATATATAAGTGTAAATCCATCTGCCAACACGGCACAGCCCTTTTATTCGTTTGATGGTGGTTCAACTGTGCTTCCATTAGGTAGTACGATTAGCCTACCCACCAGTTTTTTGAATGCTGGCGACAACCAAGGTCTGGCCGTCGGTATTATTTCAACTTCGGTGGGCAGTGGTCCAGAATATACTGCTACTTGGGACTATATAAATGTCACTGAAGATTCCAATGGAGAACTTGCCCTGACCCCTGACCCAGTTGATTTTGGCACATTACCCGTTACTTCCGGCCCAGTAGAATTGAATACTTTTGCCCAGAATATAGGTGGTCCTTCAAGTGGCACTATTTCAATTACTGATGTCTCTTTCACTGGAACAGATTCGAATTTGTTCACAAATGGGTCAAGTTTACCATTAACCGTCGGACCTGGAACGAGTATCGCCGTACCCATCACCTTTGCTCCTGATGGCAACGCTGGTGCCAAATCGGCGAATGTGGTCATTACCCACTCGGGTACCAATAGTCCCCTTACAGTACCGATAACTACCAATCTTAGTGACAACACGTCCATCAGTAGGGTCAATGCTGGGGGTGCCCAAGTGTCCTCCACTGACGGCGGGGTTGATTGGGAAGACAACAGCGCAGGTGGCGCAACAAGTGGAGCTACCTATTCGGTCAACACGGGGAATGTGTTCAGTACGGGGGGCGCTTTTCAATATAATAACAGAGATGCTTCCATTCCAGCCTACATAGATCAAACGACTTTTGATGCAATTTTTGCACAAGAACGCAATGATGAAGCCACAGGTTCAGAAATGGAGTTTACTTTTCCTGTTACCAATGGTAATTATATTGTCAACTTGTTTTTGGGGAACAGTTTTTCTGGAACCAGTCAAATAGGACAGCGGGTTTTCGACATTGAAATTGAAGGCACCATCGTTAGAAATAATTTAGACCTAATAGAAGAATTTGGCCATCAAGTAGCTGGCATGTTATCGTTTTCAGCGCCAATTACTGATGGAGTGCTCAATCTACGATTCTTGCACGAAGTAGAGAATCCCTTGGTAAATGCCATAGAGATTCTTGATGCAGCCGGTCAGTTACCCTTTGATATCGTACCCATTGCCGATCAAGCAAATTATGCCGGTCAACAAGCAAACTTGACCGCTGTTGCTTTTGGTGGTGATGAGGGGCAACCCATCATATATAGTATTTCTGGGCAACCTGATGGGGTAAATATCAATACATCTTCAGGGCTTATATCAGGTACCATTACAGAGAATGCCTTAATTGGCGGACCCAATAATGATGGTATTCACCAAGTTACGGTAACTGCCAGTCGTGCAGGGTCATCGAATGTACAGACCCAGTTCACCTGGACGATTACCAGTATGACCACCTTCCGAATCAATGCGGGTGGTGTGCAGGTAAATGCCACAGATAGCGAGTCGGACTGGTTGGAAAATGCCACTGGAGGTATTTATAACGGGCCCGGATATTCAGTTAACACAGGAGGTATATTCAATTCTAATTTAGATTACGCGAATAGACATAGCTCCATCCCTTCCTATATCGACCAAGCTACCTTTGATGCATTGTTTGCCCAAGAAAGGTTTGACACAAATGGCGGATCTGACATGGATTTCGCCATCCCCATGCTCAATGGAAATTATGCGGTCAACCTGTATATGGGTAACGCTTTTAGCGGTACCAGCCAGCCTGGTGAAAGGGTATATGACATTCTGTTGGAAGGAGGTGTGGTACGACAAAACTTTGACTTGATTGTCGAGTTCGGGCACCAATCGGGCGGTATGCTTTCGTTTCCGGTATCGGTGACCGATGGAGTACTGAACATTGGATTTAGCAATACCGTGCAAAGTGCATTGGTCAACGCTATAGAGATAATTGCCGATAATTCACAATTCCCACCGATAATAATAGATCCCATTGCTGACCAAAACCATCAAGTGGGTGAGAACCCTGATTTGACCATAACGGCCTCGGGTGGCGATCCGCAGGGCAATTTCGAATTCAGTCTATCAGGCCAGCCTGCCGGTATTGATATTGAACCCACAAACGGTTTGGTTTTTGGAACCATTCAATCTTCGGCGGTCTCTGGTGGCCCAAATGGAGATGGGGTTCACAATGTTACCGTTTTGGTCAATAAGCCAGGCTCGGCACCTGCAACGGCAAATTTCACTTGGACGATAGGTCAAGATTGGGTAGAGAAAAATGAGGATGAAAATTACACGGCCCGCCATGAGTGTTCTTTTGTGCAAGCAGGGGATAAATTCTATTTGATGGGTGGTCGTGAAAACGCCACCGCTATCGACGTGTACGATTATACCACAGACAGTTGGGTCGAATTGGCGAACTCTACACCGGTGGTTAACTCCACGCAGTTAGAGTTCAACCATTTTCAAGCTACGGAATATGAGGGCTTGATATGGGTCATAGGGGCATTTAAGACCAATGTGTTCCCCAATGAGGTCCCGGCAGATTATATATGGGCCTTTGACCCGACCACCAATGAATGGATTCAGGGTCCAGAGATTCCGTCTGGAAGAAAAAGAGGTTCAACAGGTCTTGTGATTTATAATGACAAATTCTATATCGTAGGTGGAAATACGGATGGCCATGACGGAGGCTATGTGGCTTGGTTCGATGAATATGACCCAAGAACTGGTATATGGACTCCATTGGCAGACGCTCCTCGGGCAAGAGATCATTTCCATGCTGCTGTAATTGGAGATAAAATGTACGCTGTGGGCGGACGATTATCTGGTGGTCCCGGAGGCGTATTCGCCCCGACTATTGCAGAAGTAGATGTGTATGACTTTACAAATGGTACATGGAGTACTTTGCCAACAGGACAGAATCTTCCTTCAGAAAGGGCAGCACCTGCCGTGGTCAACTTTGAAGATAAATTGGTTGTAATCGGTGGTGAAGGTAACGGCCAGGCCTATGATACCACTGAACAATATAACCCTGCAACTCAATCGTGGAGTACCTTGGCCGATATGAACCATGCTAGACATGGTACCCAGGCCATCGTATCAGGTAATGGAATATATATTTTGGGGGGGTCACCTAATTTGGGTGGTGGTAACCAGAAGAATATGGAATATTTAGGGGCAGACAATGCTACAGGTGTTCCAAGTATATCTAGTACACTTTCGGCCCCTTCCATTGTGGACATTCCCGATGGCGGTAGCCGTGACATTTTGATTTCTACAGAAGACGGTAACGTAGGTATTATGGTGACCTCTATGGAAATTACCGGAGCTGATGCGGCTGACTTTAGCATTACATCGGGAGAACTGAGCCCTGGTCTCATCGGAACTTCTGAAACCCACACGGTCACAGTGGCCCTGAGTGGAACAGGGGCAGGTAGAAATGCTGTGTTGGCCATCAACTATGGCACTTCTTCGACTACAATTGATTTGACAAACAATAACATACCGCCCGTCGTTGAAAATCCGGGCACACAAAACAATGTGGAAGGTGAAAGCGTGTCATTGCAGATTGTGGCCACCGATGCCAGCACCAATCTCGATTATAGTGCCACGGGATTACCACCTGATTTGTCCATTGATCCCAACACAGGACTCATTACAGGTACCATAGCACAAGCCCAATCAGGTGATGGCGTCTTTCAAGAAGAGAATGGTTTGATAATTATTGAAACAGAGTCGGGAACATTGGATCCTACGTGGAGCTTGACCACTCTTGACAACGAAACAGGCATTATTGGAGGATCCAACTATTTTAGTGGTACAACTGCAGGAAATGGAGGTACCATTCCGTACCAAATCAATATCACGACCCCAGGGGTGTATCGTTTTGATTGGAAAAGCTTTTATAGTGGGTCAAACTCAACTGAAGAAAATGATAGTTGGTTACGGTTTCCAAATAATAACGATGTTTGGTTCTTTGGCTTTAGGGGGAATCCTGTGAGTGAGGCCAATTTAATTGATAAAATTCAAAATGATTTTACCAATGTGGTCTTCCCAGGAGGAACCTCTAGATATTTTTCGAATCCGGGAACCGAAAGCGATCCATCAGACGATACGGCACCGGTAGGTCAGACCGGAAATGGTTATTTCAAAATCTTTTTGTCAGGAGCACAATCAGAAGTTTATGAATGGGAATCATTTACCAGTGACAATGGTACGGCGCACGAGATTTATGTGTGGTTTGTGAACCCAGGCACCTATACGATGGAGATTTCAGAACGCTCTTCAGGCCATGCCATTCATAAAGTTGCACTTTACTTAGTGGATGGGCCAAATTATACAGATGCCCAATTGGATGCCTTCCCAGAGTCCAATACAGGTGGAGGGTCTCAAGGAGCAGCAGCTAATAGCCCCTATACAGTTGATGTGACAGTGACCGATGACGGTAACCCTCAAGAATCGACCACTGAGCAATTCATTTGGAATATTGGACCAGCTGGCACCACACCTCCAACAGCGTTGGCAGAAGCTACTCCATTGACCGGTGTGGCTCCCTTACAGGTAACCTTTACGGGAAGCAATTCGACTGACGATTCTAGCATAGTGAGTTATTTCTGGGATTTTAAGAACGGCAATACTTCGACTGAGGCCGACCCCCCAGTCGAGACCTTTGACTCACCCGGCATTTATGAGGTAGAGCTGACCGTGACCGATGATGATGGACTGACCGATACCGATACGGTGACCATTCAAGTTGACGGTGCGAACAATCCACCTACTGCGGTGGCAGAGGCCAGCCCTGAGTCAGGCGCTGCACCTTTACAAGTGACCTTTACGGGGAGCAATTCCACAGACGATATTGGAGTAGTCAGCTATGCTTGGGATTTCAAGGATGGGGGCTCATCGACCGAGGCCGATCCAATTTATACCTTTGATTCAGGTGGTACTTACGAGGTCGAACTGACCGTGACTGATGGTGGTGGACTGACCGATACCGATACGGTGACCATTACAGTGAACGAGTCCCCTGTGGCGTTGGCAGAAGCCACTCCTCTAGAAGGTGATGCACCCTTGCAGGTGACCTTTACAGGAAGCAACTCAACAGATAGTGATGGTACTATAGAAAGCTATGCTTGGGACTTTGGCGATGGTGGCACCTCTACCGAAGCCGACCCCGTATATACCTTCAACACTGCTGGCACCTACGATGTAGAGCTGACCGTGACCGACGATGGCGGACTGACCGATACCGATACGGTTACCATTACGGTCAATGAACCCAACCAGCAACCTACAGCGTTGGCGGAAGCCACTCCTCTAGAAGGTGATGCACCCTTGCAGGTGACCTTTACAGGGAGCAACTCAACAGATAGTGATGGTACTGTAGAAAGCTATGCTTGGGACTTTGGCGATGGTGGCACCTCTACCGAAGCTGATCCTGTGTATACATTCAATACAGTGGGTACCTATGATGTAGAGCTGACGGTGACCGATGATGGCGGGCTGACCAATACCGATTCGGTGACCATTACGGTCAACGAGCCCAACCAACAACCTACAGCGTTGGCGGAAGCCACTCCTCTAGAAGGTGATGCACCCTTGCAGGTGACCTTTACAGGGAGCAACTCAACAGATAGTGATGGCACCATAGAAAGCTATGCTTGGGACTTTGGCGATGGTGGCACCTCTACCGAAGCTGATCCTGTATATACCTTCAATACTGCGGGCACCTATAATGTAGAGCTGACCGTGACTGACGATGGCGGACTTACCGATACCGATACGGTGACTATTGTAGTCTCTGACCCTGCCAATGAACCACCGGTTGCAGTGGCAACGGCAAACCCAACTGAAGGTGATGCACCGTTGCCGGTTATATTTGATGGAAGCGGGTCAACAGATGACGTGGGCATAGTGAGCTATTTCTGGGATTTCAAGGATGGTACAACATCAAACGAAATCAATCCTGTGACTACTTTTGATATCGCAGGCACTTATGAGGTAGAACTGACCGTGACCGATGGTGGCGGACTTATGAATACCACCACGATAACCATAACGGTAAATGAACCTGCTGGTAATGAAGTTCCCGAGGCTGTGGCTTCAGCTACGCCTGATTCCGGCAATGCCCCATTGGAGGTGATGTTTACTGGCAGCAATTCCACAGACGATGTGGGCATTGTAAGCTATGCGTGGGATTTTGGAGATGGCGGCACTTCTGCCGAAGCCGACCCCGTATATACCTTCAACACTGCGGGCACTTATGAAGTTGAGCTGACCGTAACCGATGGTGGCGGACTTACCGATACCGATACGGTGACCATTCAGGTAACCGAACCAGGGGGCAACCAAGCTCCTGAGGCGGTGGTATCGGCCACACCGCTTTCTGGACAAGCACCATTGGAAGTGTCATTCATAGGAAGTAGTTCTACTGATGACGTGGCGGTTGTAAGCTACCTATGGGATTTTGGAGATGGAGAAACTTCTACGGAACCAGACCCGACCCATACATTTGAATTTGCAGGTAGTTTTGAGGTAGTTTTGACGGTCGAAGATGCTGAGGGATTGACCGATACAGCCACAGTTACGATAGAAGTGGAGGAAAATAACCCTAGTGGAATTACTGATTTTGAAGCCATCATTGCGCCTAATCCAGCAGATGAAACTGCTTATTTAAGCATATTGAATATGCCAGAAGGCAGAACGGCTACCATGATTTACTTACATGATTCGACAGGTAGATTATTGGGTGCTTTCGAACCACAGGAAGTATTTAGGGATAATAGATATGAAATTCCTGTTTATCTGTTAAGGGATGAACTGTATTACATCAAAATAGAACTGAACAATGGCGATCCAATTGTTGTACCTTTATTAGTGAAAAATCAATAA